The region GGTTCCATTGAACGCAAGATTTTCCGTGGCGGAAATCGACCGCGTACTCACTGACGCTAGCCCGCGAGGCCTGATTCGGCACTCGTCACTGCCGGTCCCGACAGTGCAGCTTTCGTGGCAGCTGGTTCTCGACAAAGAACCGTGGGATGCTCGGAGCGATTCCTGCCTTGACCCTATTTACGAACCGGAAGCGATCTTGGCTCTCATCTACACGAGCGGCACCACTGGCCGTCCAAAGGGCGCTGTCATGACTCACGCAAACATCCTGGCGAATGTAGACCACCTTAACTACTGGATGCCTTACAAAGTAGGCGGTGTGCATCTCCACGCGGCGCCAATTTTTCACATCGCGGACTTTCCGTTCATGTTCGCAGCGCCGGCATTCGGCGCCTGTCAAGTCACGATTCCGAAGTTCAGCCCGCGAAGCTTCTGCGAGACGGTCGAACGTGAACGCGTCAGCCACACGGTATTGGTGCCGACGATGATCAATTTGTTGACGCAGTGCCCGGATCTCAAGAAGTATGACTTAACTAGCTTGGAGGAACTGGCGTACGGCGGATCTCCCATGGCCCCTGAGCTCATCCACCGGACTAGAGAGGTCCTACCTAATATTAAACTGCTTCAGGGCTACGGACTGAGCGAAACGGGTTTTCTCACTGCTCTGCGGGACCATGAGCACACGGAGGAGAGGCTCATGTCTTGTGGGCGAACTTGTCCCGGAATCGACGTGCGGGTTTGGGACGAGTCAGGAAAGGAAGTTGCAGCCGGGCATCCTGGTGAATTGGTGGCTCGGGGCGTGAATGTCATGCGCGGTTATTGGAATAATCCAAAAGACACTGCACTTGCGCTTCGAGACGGGTTTTTTCGTACGGGAGACATCGGCTATCAAGACGCAGACGGGTATTTCTACATCCAGGACCGATTGAAGGACATGATTGTCACGGGCGGTGAAAATGTCTATTCGGGTGAGGTCGAAGCGGTTATTTACGAGCACCCGGCGGTTCGTGAAGCGGCGGTCTTCGGAATACCTGATCCGCAATGGGGTGAACTCGTCATGGCTTGCATAGTGTTGAAGCCGGGGAACGCTTTGAGCGCAGGTGATTTGATCACTCATTGCCGGCGATATCTAGCCAATTACAAGATTCCACGCCGCGTTGAGTTCTCAGAAACCGAACTACCGAAGAGCGGCTCCGGCAAGATACTCAAGAGGATTCTGCGTGAGCGTTTTTGGGTTCATCAAGAACGAGATGTGGGTTGACAAATAGACGATCTCGCCGCCGCTGATGGCCATATCCTTGACACGATCAGAGATCGTCAGGAAACCACCGGGATCCATCCAACCGACCGCGCCAGTATAAAACTAGCCGTTCGGGTCGATCGCTTCGGCGGTGGCCTCAGCATTGCGCCTATGAGCTATAGCGAAATCTTGGTGACGGCCGGGCTGGTCAGGCGATAGCCTTGCTGTATCGGCATGCCGCGGGGTCTCCCAAGCCTTCAGCAGCGACTCGGGGTACGGCGCCGCGCCGCAAATCAGAATGCGTAGACCGACAGGTTTGTGTCTGCTGGAACATCATCGGCACGCCAAACATTGTCGTCACACAATACCGTTGCACCTCTGCCAATGCGACTACTGCGTCGAAGTTGCGATGCAAACAACACCAGTCCGCGCTGCTGCAACATCACCAGTGTAAGGTCATCCTAGGAAGCCACTCGATCGCCCCGCCGGACCCCGAGCCCGTGCAACCGGGCAGCGAGTTGCTCTATGTGCTGCTGCATCTGCGCGTAGCTCCAGGTCTGGCCATCAACTGCGAGCGCAGGCGGCTCGGGGGTACGCAACGAGTGTTGAAGGAACCAGTTGGCCAAGCCGATGCATCCTCTGGGGTGGTCAGCGCAAAGCGTCGGTCGCTAGGAGCGAAATTATGGAGTGCCGACGAGGCCAAGACTCTGCGCGCGCGAAACGGCCTGCGCTCGCCTCTCGACGTTGAGCTTAATGAAGATATGCTTGACGTGCGATTTGACGGTCTCGGGTGCGATGGAAAGAATTCGTGCAATTTCCTTGT is a window of Methylocapsa sp. D3K7 DNA encoding:
- a CDS encoding AMP-binding protein — encoded protein: MIYMHSLGRAARFYPERMAIASGETRSTFRELNDRVASIAAALSKHGFGVRDRLAILLPNEREYIELVHACSWLGVIAVPLNARFSVAEIDRVLTDASPRGLIRHSSLPVPTVQLSWQLVLDKEPWDARSDSCLDPIYEPEAILALIYTSGTTGRPKGAVMTHANILANVDHLNYWMPYKVGGVHLHAAPIFHIADFPFMFAAPAFGACQVTIPKFSPRSFCETVERERVSHTVLVPTMINLLTQCPDLKKYDLTSLEELAYGGSPMAPELIHRTREVLPNIKLLQGYGLSETGFLTALRDHEHTEERLMSCGRTCPGIDVRVWDESGKEVAAGHPGELVARGVNVMRGYWNNPKDTALALRDGFFRTGDIGYQDADGYFYIQDRLKDMIVTGGENVYSGEVEAVIYEHPAVREAAVFGIPDPQWGELVMACIVLKPGNALSAGDLITHCRRYLANYKIPRRVEFSETELPKSGSGKILKRILRERFWVHQERDVG